The following nucleotide sequence is from Bombina bombina isolate aBomBom1 chromosome 11, aBomBom1.pri, whole genome shotgun sequence.
ctgtagttaatgtatttattttgaaaaatacaTCAGattcataaatatttttaataggCTTGTTAAGGAGTGTCCCTCTCTTCTAAATGAATCATAAGAAATCATAAGAAATGCCATTGTATGACACTAAGCAAGAATTATGGCAGAAGAATCAGTTATGGACagacattttcaatttttttaaatttattttttaatttgaacagctcgatagatatctagatagatagatagatagatagatgatagatagatagatgatatatagataaatagatagatacatagatgagaGATAGAAAGAAATGCAATCTTTATAAATATCTGAATAttaggaataatgcacaaaatgacAAGTATTAAATGTTCTTCAATGTTTTTCCCAGTTTTTAGTTTTGTGATTAATATAAGTCATAAAGATAATTTAATAGCAGATAAGAAGTGGTAATGAGATGTAAATGACTTGTTAATTCTATTGCTCGAGTTACCATCTTTGTAAGCTGAATaggataaatctatatatataaatattttatacatttcacaAATAAGCTCAGATACAAGTTTATTTTCTCTATAAAATACATTTGTACCAATATATGGATATATAAGGGTGATTTTATTACGTTTAATAAACATGTTTAACTTTCAAGTAGAATCACTGGTTTAAAAgacaaattttaatttaaaaagctgGTTTGCTCCAAATATAAACAAATCAACAAACTTCTTAGCAACTTAAAATGTGTTGGTTCTTGTCtatttattgcatatttttttCATAGAATGCAATAAAACAAGATTTATCGGACTATAATACATGTTGTTGGAAGATACATAAAACCATCACCAAAGAAACAATATCATAGTTAAAATCATAATTGTTTATAGACACATTACATAGAGGTATAGTTTGATATTTTCTGAAAAACCCTAAAAATAAGGATATTCCATTTACAGATAACAAGTTATTTTCCTATGGTCTCAAATCTAGATTTTATATTTCTTGTAATAACATTTACAAAGTGTTAAAGACAGGACAACTTAGTATTTATCTGGTGATTCATGAATAACTAGATCCTACTTCTCCCCAATTGTGAGAAATAATAATTCCTAAGGTTAACATAAGATGAATAATATTACATTTCCTTTTATTAAATCCTAAAGGTCGAAATTACAAACATTGCTTACTGCTCCCCTTAATGTAATCAACCAAATAAAGGGTTAAATTAACTAGTCAAAAACATGTTAAAAGCTTTATAAGTTATATGAATTTGACTAATCCATTGATGCCAGTAAAAATACACTTAGAACAAATAGTTATATGAATGTAATACATGTACTGATGATTGTAAAGATACTTGTAGAACAAATAGTTAAtggcctcaatttatcaagccatcaaccgcaaatacgctggaattccgcagcgtaattgtggtgagcctgattccccttatttatcaaagcctacagaccggcaaaagtagaattttatgacgtaacatacaatccgccagtcTTAGTCCgtcacagatcaatgcttacgtcactacagatgttctgaatgcaaatttggcactatctgactacttttgctagttaacaaatatctaacaggtacgctcgccactattccggcccagcgtacctggttttcaatctgccgccctggaggcggcggatgccataggaatcaatgggagtctgaaagcagcaaaagcttatgtgtTCGCTgcggcccgatatcccattgattcctatgagagaataaaagttacgtttacacctaacactctaacatgtaccccgagtctaaacacccctaatctgctgccccgacacgaccgccacctacattatacttattaacccctaatctgcccccctacaccactgccacctacattatacttattaacccctaatctgcccccctacaccgccgccacctacattatacttattaacccctaatctgccgcccctacaccgccgccacctacattataattaataacccctaatctgccatccccaacttcgccgccactatattaaatttattaaccctaaacctaagtctaaccctaacaccccctaacttaaatataattaaaataaatctaaataaaattactatcattacctaaattattactatttaaaactaaatacttacctgtaaaataaaccctaagatagctacaatataactaatagttacattgtatctagcttaattttattttacaggcaagtttgtatttattttaactaggtagaatagttattaaatagttattaactatttaataactacctagctaaaataaatacaaaagtacctgtaaaataaaacctaacctaggttacactaacacctaacactacactataattaaataaatgaactaaattaaatacaattaaataaattaaattaaattagctaaagtacaaaaaaaaacccactaatttgcagaaaataaaaaacaaattacatatatttaaattatttacacctaatctaatagccctatcaaagtaaaaaaaagccccccccaaaaaaaaaaaaaaaaaaccctagcctaaactaaactactaatagcccttaaaagggccatttgcggggcattgccccaaagtaatcagctcttttacctgtaaaaataaaaatacaaataacccccccaacagtaaaacccaccacccacacaacgaaccccccaaataaattactaactaaaaattcctagggcagttagctcttttgcggcccaaagccctaacctaaaaataaaacccacctaatacacccttaaaaaaaactaacactaaccccccagaagatcgacttaccgggagaagtcttcatccaagtcagaattaaggtagaaaaaatcctattggctgatgcaatcagccaataggattgagctggaattcaattggctgattggaacagccaatcggaatctaagggatgccatcttggatgacatcacttaaaggaaccttcagtcatcggatagtcgtcggatgaagaggatgctccacatcggatgtcttaaagatggacatgctccgcgccggatggatgaagatagaagatgccttctggataaagacttctgcccgtctggagcaccacttctgcccggcttggatgaagacttctgcccgtctggaggaccacttcgcccggcttggatgaagacctctgcccatctggaggaccacttcgcctggcttggatgaagacgtctcctggtaagtcgatcttcaggggtttagtgttaggtttttttaagggtgtattgggtaggttttatttttaggttagggctttaggccgcaaaagagctaactgcccttttaagggcaatgtccatccaaatgcccttttcagggcaatggggagcttaggttttttttagttagtaatttatttggggggttggttgtgtgggtggtggattttactgttgggggggttgtttgtattttttcttacaggtaaaagagctgattactttggggcaatgccccgtaaaaggcccttttaagggctaatgttagtttagtttatgctagggtttttttttattttggggggggatttatttattttgatagagctattagattaggtataattagtttaaagatctgtaatttgtttttattttctgtaatttagtgtttgtttgtttttgtactttagctaatttaatttatttaattgtatttaatttagttcatttatttaattatagtgtagtgttaggtgtaattgtaacttaggttaggttttattttacaggtgcttttgtatttattttagctaggtagttattaaatagttaatacctatttaataactattctacctagttaaaataaatccaaacttgcctgtaaaataaaaataaaccctaagctagatacaatgtaactattaattatattgtagctatcttagggtttattttataggtaggtatttagttttaaataggaataatttaggtaatgatagtaattgtatttagatttatttaaattatatttaagttagggggtgttagggttagacttaggtttaggggttaataaatttaatatagtgacggcgttgttggggatggcagattaggggttaataacataatgcaggtggcggtgggctctgggagcagaaggataggggtttataactttattagagtggcggtgggctccgggagcggcaggataggggttcatatccttatttagttgcggcggggtccgggagcggcagtttaggggttaaaaacactttatttagttgcgacggggtctgtgagcagctgtttaggggttaatacatttattagagttgcggtggactccaggtgcggcggtataggggtaaaacagtgtagtatggttgcggtgtttagtgacagtataccaataaagctgggaaaaagctgaagagcagcgagatagattactgttagttaacaacagtccgctgctcatcgccccgtacttggtgcgcggctttttgacagtttttttggtaactttggagagcgtattcaggtctgcgggaGCGATGTAaggcgatcttaggagagcgtaCTGGTTCCAGCGAatgcttgataagtaggggccaatgtatcaaatgactgaaacatacagTTAGTGGTACACATTCTCTGGTGGTGATATTTTCTCAATATGCACGCAAGTAAGGAGACTTACATTTTGCTTGCGTTAAATCCTATAGTTGTGATTTAGTTTGAGATGGTTGATAAGATGCCATTACTGAATACATAGAGACACactcacgcacaaacacacacatacaaacccacacacacacatgctcacacaatataaacacacacatgcacccacacacatacacacacgcaaacatacatatgcacacacacacatatacactcacacacatacacacacgcaaacatacatatgcacacacacacatatacactcacacacatacacacacgcaaacatacatatgcacacacacacatatacactcacacacatacacacacgcaaacatacatatgcacacacacacatatacactcacacacatacacacacgcaaacatacatatgcacacacacacatatacactcacacacatacacacacgcaaacatacatatgcacacacacacatatacactcacacacatacacacacgcaaacatacatatgcacacacacatatacactcacacacatacacacacgcaaacatacatatgcacacacacacatatacactcacacacatacacacacgcaaacatacatatgcacacacacacatatacactcacacacatacacacgcacatgcataaacacacatgtacaaacatgcacacatatacacacacatatacacacacaatataaacatacattcacatgcacacacacacatgtacacatacatacaaacacacacacacacacacacatacacacacaatataaacatacactcacatgcacacacatgcacacatacatacaaacacacacacacacatacacacacattgtcaaATAACAGTCTGGGTTTGATTTAATAAACTCATCTGCAGTGCTGCTTGTTTAAAATGACTCTTTAGAAGAAGACTTGGAAGTCTAGCAAGTGAGCACAATAAGGTGTTCGAATGAAATGTATTTTATTGCATATTCCAATCCCATACAAAAATAATGAAGCACAAGAGACATTAAAAACTGCAGTTATAAAACAAAAAGTAGAAAACAAGAAGACCAAGGTCTTTTCACGGTAGCACAGAGCAGGAAACCAAAGAGTAATGTAAAGAAAGACATATAAGTAGGAATGAATGTTGACAGAGGAGCTGggaataaataaacagaaatattaaATATGACCATAAACAATGGTCTTGCATGTTGCTATTTGAGCCAACTATACAAAATCATAATGACATCATTTAAATAAAGAGTTATATCATAATCAAATAATTGTAGGGGAACCACATGAATGGGCAGCAATCAGTGCACGATCTATCAAATGTAACCCCAAAGGACTGACCCAAAAGGGATAATGATAATGTAATATTGCTATGAATGTTTGATTTAAAAAAGACTGAATTTTTCCTATAGGGTTCAAGCTTAGACAATCATACTGATTTCCTGATCCTGGGATTCCAGACCCTTTATCAATTCAGGATAGTTCTCTTTACTTCATTCCTTATACTTTATATTCTGACTGTATCTGGAAACCTCATCATTTTTGTATTGATCATGTCCAGTAATCTATTGACTTCTCCTATGTATTTCTTTCTTTGTAACCTCTCATTATCTGAAAGTTTATTCACCACTAACATTGCCCCAAACATGCTGGAGGTTCTACTGAGAAATGGGTCCACTATGACCATCCCTGGATGTTTCTTACAGTTTTATCTGTTTGGTTTATTTGCTGTTAATGAAAGCTTTCTTCTTACAGTAATGTCGTATGACAGATTCTTGGCCATCTGTAACCCCTTACATTATGCCTCTGTAATGAACACTTACACCTGCCGTTACTTGACAACTTGCTGCTGGTTGGGAGCCTTTCTAATAATGTTAGTTACATTAAGTTTTATGTCTAGACTAAAGTTCTGCAAACAAAACATGATTGACCATTTCTTTTGTGATATTGCTCCCGTTTTGAAGCTCTCGTGTTCAGACACCACCACCATTGAAATGGTGATCTCATTGCTCTCTTCTGCCGCCACCCTCTTCCCATTCCTATTTATTATAGTCACCTACGGATGTATCATTAGAGCAATTTTCAGAATCCCATCATCTAAGGGGAAAGAGAAAGCTTTCTCCACCTGCAGTTCCCATCTGGGTGTAGTTACCACTTATTATACTACTTTGATTATGGTTTATGTGGTACCTACCCAAGGTCACTCATTGATAGTGAATAAGTGTCTATCACTTCTTTACACAGTGGTCACACCATTGGTGAATCCCGTGATATACACTTTAAGGAATAAGGAGATCAAAATAGCTTttagaagaaaactggaaatttTAAATCAACATATTTATTCACTGTACAAGTAAGTAAGAGACCATTAAACTATGGGGTCTGTTCTAAAAATAtgtcaggtagattatgagttgtgctttcatgttttaacgctgaaattgtcatttcagtgttaaaacagcaacgcagccattacgagtttagtcattatagctgtactgcaagccttttagtctgtaacgcaacgtcagtcccgcactcgtaaaaattatgttttttcatgggacttcaatagcgctgccattatgagttttgcagtgagactaaatagcttgcgttacagcctataccgacacgatccgtaccgccatctgagaacagtagttatgagttttacgcaacaaaactgttacataaaactcataactaaagtgtcacaaagtacactaacacccataaaccgaagccctaccgcatcgcaaacactatattaaacctacaataatacaaattagTGACCGCACCACCAATAAGTGAAAAATTGCTCCGGCACGGGATAGAGTCTGGCCCTagactcaataataatataatacaaacagatcccagccaaggagtcttagaaatgaatttagattttaatttttacagaTACAAAATCATACAAAAGGAAGAGTACAAGAGAGCTTACTcatatccacacataccccatccaccaaacatatccataCTCCCTCCAAGCAATCCTAAACATAAACTAAAAAATTATACTCAATACTAGAGTAATCAATCTAAGCAAAATAACACCCACTGGGCATCCCCAGTGAGTGAAGACCCACTCCACCTGTCACTGAAAAATACTAGATCTATTGATATAGCTCAAGATAGAATAGAACACAACTTATTATACAAAATTTCACAACATCACTATTTCTTCATATAACATCAATAATGCTCAAAAAATAAATGAACAGTCCATGTTGAAATATATGTATCCAAACTGAAAATACAGAGGCTTTCTTGTATCAATTGCAAAGAAAAAGTGATACAAAATAAATGTCCTTTCCAAAAATAGACATGCAAACTTAAATGTCCTttcttgtaataaaaaatgttataaagatGCAAACTCAAATGTCCTTTCTTGTGTTTAAGGAATTATATGATCACACAGTGCAATTGATGTATACTGGAATGTCCTTATTGAAGGTTTGTGAAAAAAGTGCTTTAAATATTCAGAATGCCGCCCTTGTAATCTACGGCTTGAATAGCAAATGTATCACCACCGGTGTATGTTATCGGTTGCCAAACTGTTAGCGAGGTACATTCATATAGCAAGTACAACATCACACCCTTTGATGTTCACTCACGGTAAAGCTGTAGTGTTGTGCGATATACCTGAATGCTCCTAACCTGTACCAGGACAGATCAATAAATAGCATCAGTGTCTCTGCGCAGGTAATTCAAAATCTAGCAAGGCTGCAGGGTCAGTCATAAGCCGCAATATTACCTGTTACCTCAGATTTGTCAATACCGTGAGACTTTCTCTCCAGCGTAACCTTCGGTGTGGAAATGTACTCACTGTTGTAGATATCCCATCTCGCTGTTGCCTTTCCACAGACTAACCGGTAACcagatactatattaaacctattaagccctaatctgccgctcctggcaTCGCCACCACTTATAAAATTTATTAGCCccaatcccgccgctccccgacatcgtcaccactataataaagttattaacccctaaaccgccgccctcccgcatcgcaaacactatttcaatatcattaatccctaatctgccgtccgcccacatccccccactatactaaagctattaacccctacaccgccaccactataataaacctattaacccctaaactgcaaccccccacaacaaaatatactaaattaaactattaacccctaaatcaaaagccccccacatcgcaataaactaatttaaactagtaatacctaaacctaacacccccataactttatataaaaattacaatttccctatcttaaagggacataatactcatatgctaaatcacttgaaactgatgcagtataactgtaaaaagctgacaggaaaatatcacctgagcatctctatgtaaaaaaggaagatattttacatcacaatttcctcagctcagcagagttagttctgtgtaaaaagttatactcagctgctcccagctgcaggtaaacaaatttaaaaaaatgaagaaatgaacagcagccaatcagcatcagcagtgctgaggtcatgaactcttactgtaatctcatgagatttcacttaactctcatgagatttcatagtaagcttcctttacctgattggtgaaataatatgagagtgcacgatgctagtcccttcagatgtcccaggacaaacacactaaaatgctgcttagaaatcctttacaatgggaggtggctactgagcaactttgaggtaaaatatatttcttttttacatagagatgttcaggagatattttctaatcagctttttacagctatgctgcatcactttcaagtgtttaaacatttgggtattatggccctttaaattaaattaaaacttacctgtcaaattaaaaaaaaactaagtttaaactaacaattaaactaaccaaaaaactaaactaccaattaaagaacactaaaatacacattaaaaaaaaatcctaacactactataaaaattacaaattatctaattacaaaaaataacaaacactaaattatgaaaaataacaaatgaaattatcaaaaataaaaaagaattacacccaatctaatagccctataaaaaataaaaacacccaaaaaaaaaaaaacatagcctacaataaactaccaatagtccttaaaagcaccttttgtagggcattgccctgagttaaacagctcttttacctgtaaaaaatataaagacccccccaacagtaaaaccgaccacccaaccaaccccccaaaataaaaaatcttaactctaacaaaaacctaagctacccattgccctaaaaggagcatttgtatgggcattgccctaaaaatggtaattagctcttttgcattgccctgaaaaggcatttagctctttgaagaaaagcccaaaccctaaactaaaaaaaaatccacccaaaaaagttgaaaaaaatcctaacactaacccctgaagatccacttacagtttatgaagcagacagggagaagtcttcatccaggcggcgaggtcttcatccatccagacggcatcttctatcttcatcccggcgacatcttctatctttatcccggctgcatcttctatcttaatcctggcgggatcttctatcttcatctcggcagcacagagcgggtccatcctgaagacatccgacacggagcatcctcttcatacggttgccgccgtatactgaatcttcaatgcaagggagccttttcaaaatgacgtcccttgcattcctattggctgatttgattttggaaattcaaatcagccaataggatgagagctactgaaatcctattggctgttcaaatcagccaattttatgagagctactgaaattctattggctgatttgaaaagccaaaagAATTttaaaagctctcatcctattggcggttttgaacagccaataggatttcagtaaatctcatcctattggctgatttgaatttacaaaatcaaatcagccaataggaatgcaagggacgccattttgaaaaggctcccttgcattgaagattcagtatacggcgccgaccgtatgaagaggatgctccgtgccggatgtcttcaggatggacccgctccgcgccgccgggatgaagatagaaggtgccgccgggatgaagatagaagttgccatctggatgaagatggagccgtctggatgaagatggagccgccaggatgaatatccttcaagctggacttcagtaactgtgagtacctaaagagggattagtgtttttttaagatgttttcggtgggtttttttttagattaggggttggggatTTCatagaagagctaaatgcccttttaagggcaagaaaaaagctaaatgccctttttagggcaatgcccatacaaatgcccttttcagggcaatgggcagattagttttttttaagatagttttttttattttgtgggtttagggtgggtgggggtttgtaaagttaggggggttgtttttattttgtagcaaaagagctgttaactttagggcaatgccctacaaaggcccttttaagggctattggtagtttattataaattagcgttcttttattttggggtgtttttttaaatggatattagaataggaattattattattttggataatttgtttgttattttgtgtattttttttttcgttttggggtggaattttgttttttagaatagccattttttatttttaagggcagcaaaagagctgaatgcccttttaagggcaattggtagattaggtttaacactatttttattttgtgggtttggggggtggggatttgtatactattaggggggagttgtttttcttttgtagaaaaaaagagctgatttctttagggcaatgccctacaaaaggcccttttaagggcccttggtagtttattatagattaggttttttttattttggggtgttttttttttaaaggtattaaaataggaatacattttattggttttgatcatttcatttgttattttttgtaattttagtgttttttattttttgcaatgttaggttttagtgtaacgcagcttaggttttatttcacaggtaagtttgtatttattttaactaggtagtcattaaatagttaataactatttactaactagtctacctagttaaaatgaataa
It contains:
- the LOC128641601 gene encoding olfactory receptor-like protein OLF1 — encoded protein: MALGSSLDNHTDFLILGFQTLYQFRIVLFTSFLILYILTVSGNLIIFVLIMSSNLLTSPMYFFLCNLSLSESLFTTNIAPNMLEVLLRNGSTMTIPGCFLQFYLFGLFAVNESFLLTVMSYDRFLAICNPLHYASVMNTYTCRYLTTCCWLGAFLIMLVTLSFMSRLKFCKQNMIDHFFCDIAPVLKLSCSDTTTIEMVISLLSSAATLFPFLFIIVTYGCIIRAIFRIPSSKGKEKAFSTCSSHLGVVTTYYTTLIMVYVVPTQGHSLIVNKCLSLLYTVVTPLVNPVIYTLRNKEIKIAFRRKLEILNQHIYSLYK